One genomic segment of Bradyrhizobium prioriisuperbiae includes these proteins:
- a CDS encoding penicillin-binding protein 1A, which produces MRLLLRFMGFLFAAGTIVFLVGVAAAAGLIWHYSKDLPDYSQLQDYEPPVMTRVHAADGSLLAEYSKERRLYLPIQAIPKPVINAFLAAEDKNFYEHGGIDFSGLARAALLYAQNFGSNKRPQGASTITQQVAKNFLLTNEVSFTRKIKEALLAMRIERAYSKDKILELYLNEIFLGLNAYGIAAASLVYFDKSVNELTVSEAAYLAALPKAPSNLHPVRNRDRAIERRNYVIDRLLENGWIKQAEADKARKDPLIVTSRSNAAHIFAGEYFAEEVRRDIFERYGEKKLYEGGLSVRTTLNPKLQIAARKALTDGLIAYDEAQGWRGATSKLDISGDWGPKLADVKALNDISPWRMAVVLETSDQSARIGFQPGRELGGAVLKERQTGLISLDGVKWARPTSGPTRGKTPSSISQVLSPGDVIYVDPLVAKDGTKVEGQFRLRQLPEISGALVAMDPLTGRVQAMVGGFSFDQSQFNRATQAYRQPGSSFKPLVYSAAMDNGYTPSTVVIDAPIEVDQGAGIGIWRPENYSTGKYYGPTTLRQALTKSLNTVTVRLAQDVGMPLIGEYAKRFGVYDELPNYLSYALGAGETTVMRMVTAYSMFDNGGKRIKPTLIDRIQDRYGRTIFRHDQRECRGCDADTWKNQPEPTLVDRREQVLDPMTAYQITSMMEGVVQYGTATVVKEVGKPIAGKTGTTNDEKDAWFIGFSPDVVVGVYMGYDKPKHLGRGGTGGHLAAPVAKDFLKMALADKPAIPFRVPAGIKLIRVDPKSGTRVSPGSGGPSILEAFKPGTAPPDNYSVIGVADADGRSMQMSPDADRAIMRPGTGGLY; this is translated from the coding sequence ATGCGGTTGCTGCTGCGGTTCATGGGGTTCCTGTTTGCAGCCGGAACAATCGTATTCCTGGTCGGCGTCGCTGCCGCAGCCGGGCTGATCTGGCATTACTCGAAAGACCTGCCGGACTATTCGCAGTTGCAGGACTATGAGCCGCCGGTGATGACCCGCGTGCATGCGGCCGATGGATCGCTGCTCGCTGAGTATTCCAAGGAACGGCGGCTGTATCTGCCGATCCAGGCGATCCCCAAACCGGTGATCAACGCGTTCCTCGCCGCCGAAGACAAGAATTTCTATGAGCACGGCGGTATCGACTTCTCGGGCCTTGCGCGCGCGGCGCTGCTGTATGCCCAGAATTTCGGTTCGAACAAGCGCCCTCAGGGCGCCTCGACGATCACCCAGCAGGTCGCGAAAAATTTTCTTCTGACCAACGAGGTGTCGTTCACCCGCAAGATCAAGGAAGCGTTGCTGGCGATGCGCATCGAGCGCGCCTATTCCAAGGACAAGATCCTCGAGCTTTATCTGAACGAGATCTTTCTCGGCCTCAACGCTTACGGCATCGCGGCAGCCTCGCTGGTGTACTTTGACAAATCGGTCAACGAACTGACCGTCTCGGAAGCCGCCTATCTCGCGGCGTTGCCGAAAGCGCCGTCGAATCTGCATCCGGTGCGCAACCGCGACCGCGCCATCGAGCGCCGCAACTATGTCATCGATCGTCTCTTGGAAAACGGCTGGATCAAGCAGGCTGAAGCCGACAAGGCCCGCAAGGACCCGCTGATCGTCACCAGCCGTTCCAATGCCGCACACATTTTCGCCGGCGAATATTTTGCCGAGGAAGTCCGGCGCGACATCTTCGAGCGCTACGGCGAAAAGAAGCTCTATGAGGGCGGCCTGTCGGTCCGCACCACACTGAACCCCAAGCTGCAGATTGCTGCGCGCAAGGCGCTGACTGATGGCCTCATTGCCTATGATGAGGCGCAGGGTTGGCGCGGCGCGACCAGCAAGCTCGACATCTCCGGCGACTGGGGTCCGAAGCTTGCCGATGTGAAAGCGCTCAACGACATTTCGCCGTGGCGGATGGCGGTGGTGCTGGAGACCAGCGACCAGTCGGCGCGGATCGGATTCCAGCCCGGGCGTGAACTCGGCGGGGCGGTGTTGAAGGAGCGGCAGACCGGCTTGATCAGCCTCGACGGAGTGAAGTGGGCGCGGCCGACGTCGGGGCCGACACGCGGCAAGACGCCGTCATCGATCTCCCAGGTGCTGTCGCCCGGGGACGTGATCTATGTCGATCCGCTGGTCGCCAAGGATGGCACCAAGGTCGAAGGCCAGTTCCGCCTGCGGCAGCTGCCGGAGATCTCCGGCGCGCTGGTGGCGATGGATCCGCTGACGGGGCGCGTCCAGGCCATGGTCGGAGGCTTCTCGTTCGACCAGAGCCAGTTCAACCGTGCCACGCAGGCGTATCGCCAGCCGGGATCGTCTTTCAAGCCGCTGGTGTATTCGGCGGCGATGGACAACGGCTACACGCCGTCGACCGTAGTGATCGACGCGCCGATCGAGGTCGATCAGGGCGCCGGCATCGGCATCTGGCGACCGGAGAACTATTCGACCGGCAAATACTACGGGCCGACCACACTGCGCCAGGCGCTGACCAAGTCGCTCAATACCGTGACCGTGCGGCTGGCGCAGGACGTCGGCATGCCGCTGATCGGCGAGTATGCCAAGCGCTTCGGCGTCTATGACGAACTGCCGAACTATCTGTCCTACGCGCTTGGCGCGGGCGAGACGACGGTGATGCGCATGGTCACCGCCTATTCGATGTTCGACAATGGCGGCAAGCGGATCAAGCCGACCTTGATTGATCGGATCCAGGATCGTTACGGCCGCACCATCTTCCGGCATGATCAGCGGGAATGCCGCGGCTGCGACGCCGACACCTGGAAAAACCAGCCTGAGCCGACCCTGGTGGACCGGCGCGAGCAGGTGCTCGATCCCATGACCGCCTACCAGATCACCTCGATGATGGAGGGCGTGGTCCAGTACGGCACCGCGACCGTGGTGAAGGAGGTCGGCAAGCCGATCGCGGGCAAGACGGGAACGACCAATGACGAGAAGGATGCCTGGTTCATCGGCTTCTCGCCGGACGTCGTGGTCGGCGTCTACATGGGCTACGACAAGCCGAAGCATCTCGGCCGGGGCGGCACCGGTGGCCATCTTGCGGCCCCGGTGGCAAAGGATTTCCTGAAGATGGCGCTTGCCGACAAGCCGGCGATTCCGTTCCGGGTTCCGGCCGGCATCAAGCTGATCCGGGTCGATCCGAAGAGCGGCACGCGGGTTAGCCCGGGGTCGGGCGGTCCCTCGATCCTTGAGGCCTTCAAGCCGGGCACGGCGCCGCCGGACAATTATTCGGTGATCGGCGTGGCCGATGCCGACGGGCGATCGATGCAGATGTCGCCTGATGCCGACCGCGCCATCATGCGGCCGGGCACCGGCGGGCTTTATTGA
- the prfB gene encoding peptide chain release factor 2 (programmed frameshift) produces the protein MRPEIERLVEEIKQSVGLLRRHLDVDASTARLAELNKLAESPDLWNDPQKAQKLMQERTALEDSLGGIGKVTRELEDQVGMIELGEAENDQSVVVEAESALQALKKEVARRELEALLSGEADGFDSYLEVHAGAGGTESQDWASMLLRMYTRWAEQHGFKVEYLEETEGEEAGIKSATIQISGRNAYGWLKTEGGVHRLVRISPFDSNARRHTSFSSVAVFPVVDDRIQIDIKESDVRTDTMRSGGAGGQHVNKTESAVRLTHIPTGVAVVCQAGRSQHKNRAQAWDMLRARLYEIELKKREAQAVADQAAKTDIGWGHQIRSYVLQPYQMVKDLRTGVQTSDTQGVLNGELDEFMAATLAQKAFGTSPGAIEDVD, from the exons ATGCGCCCTGAAATTGAAAGACTTGTCGAAGAGATCAAGCAGTCAGTCGGGCTGCTGAGGAGGCATCTT GACGTCGATGCATCGACGGCCCGACTTGCGGAGCTGAACAAGCTCGCGGAATCTCCTGATCTCTGGAACGATCCCCAGAAAGCCCAGAAGCTGATGCAGGAGCGCACGGCGCTTGAGGATTCGCTCGGCGGCATCGGCAAGGTCACGCGTGAACTCGAGGATCAGGTCGGCATGATCGAACTCGGCGAGGCCGAGAACGATCAGAGCGTGGTGGTCGAGGCCGAATCTGCCCTTCAAGCCCTGAAAAAAGAGGTTGCGCGACGCGAGCTCGAAGCCCTGCTGTCGGGTGAGGCGGATGGCTTCGACAGCTATCTGGAAGTTCATGCTGGAGCAGGAGGAACCGAGAGCCAGGACTGGGCCAGCATGCTGTTGCGCATGTACACCCGCTGGGCCGAGCAGCATGGCTTCAAGGTCGAATATCTCGAAGAGACCGAGGGCGAAGAAGCCGGCATCAAATCCGCGACCATCCAGATCTCGGGCCGCAATGCCTATGGCTGGCTGAAGACCGAGGGTGGGGTGCATCGTCTGGTGCGCATTTCGCCATTCGATTCCAACGCACGGCGGCATACGTCGTTCTCGAGCGTCGCGGTGTTTCCGGTGGTCGACGATCGCATCCAGATCGACATCAAGGAATCCGACGTGCGCACCGACACCATGCGCTCCGGCGGTGCCGGCGGTCAGCACGTCAACAAGACGGAATCGGCCGTTCGTTTGACCCATATCCCGACCGGAGTTGCTGTGGTTTGTCAGGCCGGACGTTCGCAGCACAAGAATCGCGCTCAGGCGTGGGACATGTTGCGGGCCCGGCTCTACGAAATCGAATTGAAGAAGCGGGAAGCCCAGGCGGTTGCCGATCAGGCCGCCAAGACCGATATCGGCTGGGGTCACCAGATCCGCTCTTACGTGCTGCAGCCCTATCAGATGGTGAAGGACCTGCGCACCGGCGTTCAGACGTCGGATACCCAGGGCGTGCTGAACGGCGAACTCGACGAGTTCATGGCGGCGACGCTGGCGCAGAAGGCGTTCGGAACGTCGCCCGGCGCGATCGAAGACGTCGACTAA
- a CDS encoding DMT family transporter has protein sequence MPANSTIDGGTWGRLGLLSVLWGGSFFFNGVAVRDLPPLTIVFVRVALAAVLLWPVLEFAGLKLPSSIAGWWPFIGMGLLNNVIPMSLIVTGQTEIAAGMASVLNATTPIFSVLVLAASGDERLTMPRIAGVICGFAGVVVLRGAMFAAPGETVGMTLCVVAALSYGLAGLWGRRKLAGVPPLVAAAGQLTASGVMMAVLAAAVEHPWQLPVPGIATWLSLLGLASLSTAFAYILFFQILARSGATNVMLVTLLVPITAILLGYLVLGERLGAREVLGALMIASALLIMDGRILRMVRRERPTTTP, from the coding sequence GTGCCTGCGAATTCCACCATCGACGGCGGCACATGGGGCCGTCTTGGATTGCTGTCCGTGCTGTGGGGCGGCTCGTTCTTCTTCAACGGTGTTGCGGTCAGGGATCTGCCGCCGCTGACGATTGTTTTCGTCAGGGTGGCACTCGCCGCCGTCTTGCTCTGGCCTGTCCTGGAATTCGCCGGACTGAAGCTCCCATCCAGCATAGCCGGCTGGTGGCCGTTCATTGGAATGGGACTGCTCAACAACGTAATCCCGATGTCGTTGATCGTCACCGGGCAGACGGAGATCGCAGCGGGCATGGCCTCGGTGCTCAATGCGACGACGCCGATCTTTAGCGTCCTGGTACTGGCGGCGTCCGGGGATGAGCGACTGACCATGCCGCGGATCGCCGGCGTGATCTGCGGGTTTGCCGGCGTTGTTGTGTTGCGCGGCGCTATGTTTGCTGCGCCCGGTGAGACTGTCGGCATGACGCTGTGTGTGGTGGCGGCGCTGAGTTACGGGCTGGCTGGGCTGTGGGGACGGCGCAAGCTTGCCGGTGTGCCGCCGCTGGTCGCGGCTGCAGGGCAGTTGACCGCGTCTGGCGTGATGATGGCGGTGCTGGCCGCGGCCGTGGAGCATCCCTGGCAATTGCCCGTGCCGGGCATTGCGACGTGGCTGTCGTTGCTGGGACTTGCATCCTTGTCCACGGCGTTCGCCTATATCCTGTTCTTTCAGATCCTGGCGCGCTCGGGTGCGACCAACGTCATGCTGGTGACGCTATTGGTTCCGATCACGGCGATCCTGCTCGGATACCTGGTGCTCGGCGAGCGGCTCGGTGCGCGCGAGGTTCTGGGGGCGCTCATGATCGCCAGCGCGCTTTTGATCATGGATGGGCGGATCCTGCGCATGGTCCGGAGAGAGCGACCGACGACAACGCCATGA